Proteins from a single region of Acidobacteriota bacterium:
- the ftcD gene encoding glutamate formimidoyltransferase: MMKKLIECVPNFSEGRDLGVIKQITDAIEGSGGVKLLDVDPGASTNRTVVTFVGAPDEVVEAAFQAVKKARELIDMRSHKGDHPRFGATDVCPLVPVSGISMEETAEYARKLAARIGDELSIPVYCYESAASEEKRRNLANCREGEYEGLKDKLANPDWKPDFGPSEFSESVARSGATAVGARDFLIAVNFNLNTTSTRRANSIAFDVREKGRVKREGNPITGKPLKDENGDEIRIPGTLPGTKAIGWYIAEYGIAQVSMNITNLSQTPLHVAFDEVSAKAAARGIRVTGLEIVGLVPKRAIIDAGKHYLTKQRRSIGIAESEIARIAIKSMGLDDLKPFDPQEKIIEYVLAAEDAAPRLVDMTCAAFADETASESPAPGGGSISAYMGALGAALATMVANLSSHKAGWDDRWEEFSDWAARGQAIKDDLMHLVDEDTAAFNLVMDAFKLPKNTSEEKAARTEAIQSATRYATEVPFRTMERAFDAFEVIRAMIVEGNPNSVTDAAVGALCIRSAIIGAFLNVKINAAGLKDKTFAAEILQKGAEIESKAIATETELLEIVNKRM, translated from the coding sequence ATTATGAAAAAGCTCATCGAATGCGTTCCCAATTTCTCCGAGGGCCGTGACCTCGGCGTCATCAAACAGATCACCGATGCGATCGAAGGATCGGGCGGCGTAAAACTGCTCGACGTCGATCCAGGGGCGTCCACGAACCGCACGGTCGTGACCTTTGTCGGCGCGCCCGACGAGGTCGTTGAAGCCGCTTTCCAGGCGGTCAAGAAAGCGCGGGAACTGATCGATATGCGTTCCCACAAAGGCGATCACCCGCGGTTCGGCGCGACAGACGTCTGCCCGCTCGTCCCCGTCTCGGGGATTTCGATGGAGGAAACGGCTGAATACGCACGCAAACTCGCCGCTCGGATCGGCGACGAACTCTCGATTCCAGTTTACTGTTATGAATCGGCGGCCTCGGAAGAAAAGCGCCGAAATCTTGCCAACTGCCGCGAGGGCGAATATGAAGGACTGAAGGACAAACTCGCGAATCCCGATTGGAAGCCCGACTTCGGCCCCTCTGAATTTTCCGAGTCGGTCGCGCGTTCGGGCGCGACGGCCGTCGGCGCACGCGATTTTCTGATCGCCGTCAATTTCAATCTCAATACGACCTCGACGCGCCGCGCAAACTCCATCGCTTTTGACGTTCGCGAAAAAGGGCGCGTAAAGCGCGAAGGCAACCCGATCACCGGCAAGCCGTTGAAGGATGAAAACGGCGACGAGATACGCATTCCCGGCACGCTTCCGGGAACCAAGGCGATCGGCTGGTACATCGCCGAATACGGCATCGCGCAGGTTTCTATGAACATCACGAACCTCTCGCAGACGCCGCTCCACGTCGCCTTCGACGAAGTTTCTGCGAAGGCGGCCGCGCGCGGCATTCGCGTCACGGGACTCGAGATCGTCGGGCTCGTCCCGAAACGGGCGATCATTGACGCCGGCAAACATTATCTGACCAAACAACGCCGCTCGATCGGAATCGCCGAAAGCGAGATCGCGAGGATCGCGATCAAGTCGATGGGGCTCGACGATCTCAAGCCGTTCGATCCGCAGGAGAAGATCATCGAATACGTTCTCGCCGCCGAAGACGCCGCACCGCGCCTGGTCGATATGACCTGCGCCGCGTTCGCCGACGAGACAGCATCGGAATCGCCAGCGCCCGGCGGCGGTTCGATCTCGGCCTATATGGGCGCACTCGGCGCCGCTCTCGCGACGATGGTCGCGAACCTCTCGTCGCACAAGGCGGGATGGGATGACCGTTGGGAAGAGTTTTCGGATTGGGCCGCCCGCGGGCAGGCGATCAAGGACGATCTGATGCATCTCGTCGATGAAGACACGGCCGCGTTCAATCTTGTGATGGACGCCTTCAAATTGCCGAAGAACACTTCGGAAGAAAAGGCCGCCCGCACCGAAGCGATCCAATCGGCGACTCGCTACGCGACCGAAGTTCCCTTCCGCACGATGGAGCGCGCCTTTGACGCCTTCGAAGTGATCCGCGCGATGATCGTCGAAGGCAACCCGAACTCGGTAACGGACGCCGCCGTCGGCGCCCTCTGCATCCGCTCCGCCATCATCGGCGCCTTTCTGAACGTCAAAATCAACGCCGCCGGTTTGAAAGACAAAACCTTCGCCGCCGAGATCCTGCAAAAAGGCGCCGAGATCGAATCAAAAGCGATCGCGACCGAGACCGAGCTATTGGAGATCGTGAACAAAAGAATGTAA
- a CDS encoding AAA family ATPase translates to MLNNNQGSLFKLTPEEFDIIRELIDEKNIPREVEEVRPYSFETDADKPFISPLDFRKAAEILRRKKNIILQGAPGVGKTFIARKIAYELMGQKNDAQIEMVQFHQSYSYEDFIQGLRPSKSGFELRNGVFYTFCQQASLHPDRKFFLIIDEINRGNLSKIFGELMMLIESDKRSEKFAVKMTYAEDEADRFWVPPNLYIIGTMNTADRSLAIVDYALRRRFAFIPLRPEFNERFRSHLGSFGFADSFVNALCTAIDRVNQTIASDINLGEGFQIGHSYFCTNPDGKDHAEWLNEIVEFEIRPLFEEIWFDDPETVRRMVGHFNF, encoded by the coding sequence GTGCTCAACAACAATCAGGGAAGTTTGTTCAAACTCACGCCCGAAGAGTTCGACATCATTCGCGAACTGATCGACGAGAAGAACATTCCGCGCGAAGTTGAGGAGGTCAGGCCGTATTCCTTTGAAACGGACGCCGACAAGCCCTTCATTTCGCCGCTTGATTTCAGGAAGGCGGCGGAAATACTGAGGCGGAAAAAGAACATCATTCTGCAGGGCGCGCCCGGCGTCGGGAAGACGTTTATAGCGCGCAAGATCGCCTATGAATTGATGGGGCAGAAAAACGATGCGCAGATCGAGATGGTCCAGTTTCACCAGTCCTACAGTTACGAAGACTTCATTCAGGGACTGCGCCCGTCTAAATCCGGTTTCGAACTTCGCAACGGCGTTTTTTACACGTTTTGCCAGCAGGCGTCGCTGCATCCGGACCGGAAATTCTTCCTCATTATCGACGAGATCAACCGCGGCAATCTCTCTAAAATCTTCGGCGAACTGATGATGCTGATCGAATCCGACAAACGGAGCGAGAAGTTCGCGGTGAAGATGACTTACGCGGAAGACGAGGCCGATCGGTTTTGGGTTCCGCCGAATCTTTACATCATCGGGACGATGAACACCGCCGACCGGAGCCTCGCGATCGTCGATTACGCGCTGCGCCGGAGGTTCGCGTTTATACCGCTTCGGCCAGAGTTCAACGAGCGTTTTCGGTCGCATCTCGGCTCTTTTGGTTTCGCGGACAGTTTTGTCAACGCGCTTTGCACCGCGATCGACCGTGTCAACCAGACGATCGCTTCCGACATCAATCTCGGCGAAGGATTTCAGATCGGGCACAGTTACTTTTGCACGAATCCGGACGGAAAGGATCACGCCGAATGGCTCAATGAGATCGTCGAATTCGAGATCAGGCCGCTGTTCGAGGAGATCTGGTTCGACGATCCCGAAACCGTCAGACGAATGGTCGGACATTTCAATTTCTGA
- a CDS encoding DUF3368 domain-containing protein, protein MGIERFVGCLPYSFLTPVEVRDEMLAGAAKGYQFGIPDWVKVVRSDRAADQRLLIHLDKGEASVIQLALDLDVGFVCIDERKARRFAAMSGLAVIGSLGLLARAKNLGLIDAVAPFIRTAEKGGIFYDKRLVARFLFEMKESASSDE, encoded by the coding sequence ATGGGGATTGAACGATTTGTCGGATGCCTGCCGTATAGCTTTTTGACTCCGGTGGAAGTCCGCGACGAAATGCTCGCCGGTGCTGCGAAAGGTTATCAGTTTGGAATTCCAGACTGGGTCAAGGTCGTTCGTTCGGATAGAGCGGCCGACCAGAGACTTCTCATACACCTCGACAAGGGCGAAGCGTCGGTGATTCAGCTCGCGCTCGATCTTGATGTCGGTTTCGTCTGCATCGATGAACGAAAGGCCCGGCGCTTTGCAGCAATGTCGGGGCTCGCGGTTATCGGCAGCCTCGGTCTTTTGGCGCGTGCGAAGAACCTTGGCCTGATCGATGCCGTCGCTCCGTTCATACGGACTGCCGAGAAGGGCGGCATCTTCTACGATAAGCGTCTGGTCGCACGATTTCTGTTTGAGATGAAAGAGTCGGCGTCGTCCGACGAATGA
- a CDS encoding UPF0175 family protein gives MQNVLRIKYESELLKVLGVSDTEFNQQARFLLAAKLYELGRLSSGRAAELAGMERVEFLALIPTVGVPTSNLTQDDLCDDLKFAGKAE, from the coding sequence ATGCAGAATGTGCTTCGGATCAAATACGAGAGCGAATTGCTGAAAGTATTGGGAGTGTCCGACACGGAATTCAATCAACAGGCGCGGTTCCTGCTCGCCGCGAAGCTCTATGAACTCGGGCGGTTGTCGTCCGGGCGGGCGGCGGAACTTGCGGGGATGGAACGGGTCGAGTTCCTCGCGTTGATCCCGACGGTCGGCGTGCCGACCAGCAATCTCACTCAAGACGACCTTTGCGATGACCTCAAGTTTGCCGGCAAAGCCGAATGA
- a CDS encoding restriction endonuclease has translation MAIPIENIYYLLCYAWNKLDERDRVKVSTEDCSTLLDLFAKVLINSTRILLKRGIDRNYVPITTEFAGVKGKLELSATLKTDLLLRQRTICSFDEFSSNIMTNRILLSTLRDLLRTRGLDAGFKKDIKDLVWRFGDVEPLELTRAHFAAVKLHRNNKFYDFVLRVCRIVFENRLLSERTGEFEFQDFVRDERKMSGLFEEFVRRFYEIEQDEFRVGREDIYWQLQGPDRALLPKMQTDVTLRSAREKIIIETKFYADPLKGSYDSEKLPAANLYQLFSYLLNQRVDERSMRTTGILLYARTDRDIDLDYEYEGHRFLVRTVNLAAGWKEIEERLRAIVGTG, from the coding sequence ATGGCGATACCGATCGAGAACATCTATTACCTGCTCTGTTACGCTTGGAACAAACTCGACGAGCGTGATCGGGTTAAGGTCTCGACGGAAGATTGCTCGACGCTGCTCGATTTGTTTGCGAAGGTTTTGATCAATTCGACCCGGATCTTGCTCAAGCGCGGAATAGACCGGAATTATGTTCCGATCACGACGGAGTTCGCGGGCGTCAAGGGAAAGCTGGAACTGAGCGCGACGTTGAAAACGGACCTGCTTTTGCGCCAACGTACGATCTGCAGTTTCGACGAATTTTCGTCGAACATTATGACGAACCGGATTCTGCTCTCGACGCTGCGCGACCTTCTGCGGACGCGCGGGCTCGATGCAGGGTTCAAAAAGGACATCAAGGATCTTGTCTGGCGGTTCGGCGATGTTGAGCCTTTGGAATTGACGCGGGCGCATTTTGCGGCGGTCAAGCTGCATCGAAACAACAAATTCTATGATTTCGTCCTGCGCGTCTGCCGGATCGTGTTCGAGAACCGGTTGTTGTCGGAACGCACCGGCGAGTTTGAGTTTCAGGATTTCGTCCGCGACGAACGGAAGATGAGCGGGTTGTTCGAGGAGTTTGTGCGGCGGTTTTACGAGATCGAGCAAGACGAGTTTCGCGTCGGACGCGAGGACATTTACTGGCAACTTCAAGGACCCGACCGGGCGCTGCTGCCGAAGATGCAAACGGACGTTACGCTCCGCAGCGCGCGGGAAAAGATCATCATCGAGACGAAGTTTTATGCCGATCCGCTGAAGGGAAGTTACGACTCCGAAAAGCTGCCGGCGGCGAATCTCTATCAGCTTTTCAGTTATCTGCTGAACCAGCGAGTTGATGAACGGTCGATGCGGACGACCGGGATTCTGCTCTACGCGCGAACGGACCGCGACATCGATCTCGATTATGAATACGAGGGCCATCGGTTTCTGGTGCGGACGGTGAATCTCGCAGCGGGCTGGAAAGAGATCGAGGAGAGGTTGCGGGCGATAGTGGGCACGGGGTGA
- a CDS encoding GNAT family N-acetyltransferase, whose translation MAGAIVSVASAEGRPDLPSLEPRRHLRILVPRPAKRRGAQRVVLFALEVDDRQIAVVAALIFGDRADDHARRLFLSRSNTRSRQNGDAGKEEDQQ comes from the coding sequence ATCGCCGGAGCCATCGTATCGGTTGCCTCTGCCGAGGGTCGCCCGGACCTTCCGTCCCTTGAACCGCGACGGCATCTCCGCATTCTCGTTCCAAGGCCTGCAAAGCGCCGCGGCGCACAACGCGTGGTGCTTTTTGCCCTTGAGGTCGATGATCGTCAGATAGCAGTTGTCGCCGCACTCATATTCGGAGATCGTGCCGACGATCACGCGCGACGGCTTTTTTTGAGCCGAAGCAATACCCGGAGCCGCCAGAACGGCGATGCCGGCAAAGAAGAAGATCAACAGTGA
- a CDS encoding S-layer protein — protein MKSTVVLFLMILVICISTNAQDFNNYTKEYVLVSQTEARTEASRTHRMILCDYQPSGLYVRRGETITVVVNELDDEYKLSTMIGFKPMWGNRNRTQENELENGENTVTVSQDGILSFIFVKRDGFDEDPSTVEISVTGGKAFPLYKVGRTNDANWENDLRKMLGAPFVQLVSDKALLTITYPDYLKHPISDVPATFETIHEMIDLEEELAGFDDSSPENMRTRNRINFLIDLYSTPEEAANYYLYASNYFIGMKRNNFTDLTENLSTEWGIWHETGHTHQQRSWTWGSIGEITVNIFSLYVQENFGLPSKLNDREGGTGPTTFEKARTYIADPRKNYMVRSKTDYSELFTKLVMFHQLKSVYGWEAFTELHQYFRKKPFVYDPNLTDAEKANRFVYAMCLVTKNDLVPFFKKWGLTIDAATTQKINALRLPKPSTDPSTIFR, from the coding sequence ATGAAATCAACTGTCGTCCTTTTCTTGATGATCTTGGTCATTTGCATATCGACCAATGCCCAAGACTTCAACAATTACACAAAAGAATACGTTCTTGTCTCGCAGACCGAGGCCCGGACCGAGGCTTCCCGGACGCACCGAATGATCCTTTGCGATTATCAGCCTTCGGGACTTTACGTTCGGCGCGGGGAGACGATCACGGTCGTCGTCAACGAACTTGACGATGAATACAAGCTCTCGACGATGATCGGCTTCAAGCCGATGTGGGGGAACCGCAACCGGACCCAGGAAAACGAACTGGAAAACGGCGAGAACACCGTGACGGTGAGCCAGGACGGCATACTTTCATTCATCTTCGTGAAAAGGGACGGCTTTGACGAGGATCCGTCGACGGTCGAGATCAGCGTGACCGGCGGCAAGGCCTTTCCATTGTACAAAGTCGGCCGGACGAACGATGCGAATTGGGAGAACGATCTGCGGAAGATGTTGGGCGCTCCCTTCGTCCAACTCGTCTCCGACAAAGCCCTGCTGACGATCACCTATCCGGATTATCTCAAGCATCCGATCAGCGATGTTCCGGCGACGTTCGAAACGATTCACGAGATGATCGATCTCGAGGAAGAACTCGCGGGCTTCGACGATTCGTCGCCTGAGAATATGCGGACCCGCAACCGTATCAATTTTCTGATCGACCTCTATTCCACGCCGGAGGAAGCCGCCAATTACTATCTGTACGCCTCGAACTATTTTATCGGGATGAAACGAAACAATTTCACAGATCTGACGGAAAATCTGAGCACGGAATGGGGCATCTGGCATGAAACCGGACATACGCACCAGCAACGAAGCTGGACCTGGGGTTCGATCGGCGAGATCACCGTCAACATCTTCTCGCTCTACGTGCAGGAAAATTTCGGTTTGCCGTCGAAGCTCAATGACCGCGAAGGCGGAACGGGCCCGACAACCTTTGAAAAGGCCCGGACCTACATTGCCGACCCGCGAAAGAACTATATGGTCCGAAGCAAGACCGACTACAGCGAGCTGTTTACGAAGCTGGTTATGTTTCACCAGCTCAAATCGGTCTATGGTTGGGAGGCGTTCACCGAATTGCATCAGTATTTCCGCAAAAAGCCCTTTGTTTACGACCCGAACCTGACCGACGCCGAAAAGGCGAACAGATTCGTCTATGCGATGTGCCTCGTCACAAAGAACGATCTCGTGCCGTTCTTCAAGAAGTGGGGGCTCACCATCGACGCCGCAACGACGCAGAAGATCAACGCCCTCCGGCTGCCGAAACCGTCGACCGATCCGTCGACGATCTTTCGTTAG